One segment of Dehalococcoidia bacterium DNA contains the following:
- the ispH gene encoding 4-hydroxy-3-methylbut-2-enyl diphosphate reductase: MEIIRAADMGFCFGVRRAVETMEQAAARLGRMTSLGSVVHNQQVVERLARLGVEVIGAPAEADSRPIAITSHGVAPQVLEEIRRLGVQVVDTTCPIVARSQQWAKRLSRDGFTVLIFGDPDHREVRAVAGWAGGKGMALPNTEALDAVIERLPARVAVLSQTTETKERFASFVGHLMSNRLSHIRELRVINTLCHATTNQQAAARELARRVDLMIVVGGRESANTRHLADVSREEGVETHHIEWASEVDPRWLAGKRSVGITAGASTPDETVDAVEARLRELADERNDSRKA, from the coding sequence ATGGAGATAATTCGCGCCGCTGACATGGGTTTCTGTTTCGGCGTGCGCCGCGCCGTCGAGACGATGGAGCAGGCGGCGGCGCGCCTCGGCCGCATGACCAGCCTCGGCTCGGTAGTGCACAATCAGCAGGTAGTGGAGCGCCTGGCCCGCCTGGGCGTCGAAGTAATCGGCGCGCCGGCAGAGGCCGACAGCCGTCCCATAGCCATCACCTCGCATGGCGTGGCGCCGCAGGTGCTGGAAGAGATCCGACGGCTCGGCGTGCAGGTGGTCGACACAACGTGCCCCATCGTCGCCCGGTCGCAGCAGTGGGCGAAGCGCCTGTCGCGCGACGGCTTCACCGTGCTCATCTTCGGCGACCCCGACCACCGCGAAGTGCGCGCCGTCGCCGGCTGGGCGGGCGGCAAGGGAATGGCCCTGCCCAACACAGAAGCGCTCGACGCCGTCATCGAACGTCTCCCCGCCCGCGTCGCCGTCCTCTCGCAGACCACGGAGACTAAGGAGCGCTTCGCCTCGTTCGTCGGCCACCTGATGAGTAACCGCCTCAGCCACATCCGCGAGCTGCGCGTCATCAACACCCTCTGTCACGCGACCACGAACCAGCAGGCGGCGGCGCGAGAGCTGGCCCGGCGGGTCGACCTTATGATCGTCGTCGGCGGAAGGGAGAGCGCGAACACCCGTCACCTGGCCGACGTGTCGCGGGAGGAAGGCGTGGAGACGCACCACATCGAGTGGGCGTCGGAGGTGGACCCGCGGTGGCTCGCGGGCAAGCGCAGCGTCGGCATTACCGCCGGCGCTTCCACCCCGGACGAAACGGTAGACGCGGTAGAGGCCCGCCTTCGCGAGCTGGCAGATGAGCGAAACGACAGCCGGAAGGCCTAA
- a CDS encoding lysophospholipid acyltransferase family protein: MPILYWPGRLVVKAVVLLLVDLHVTGIDKVPRHGPVIIASNHLSNADPPVLGTSVGRRVVFMAKQEAMGWPILGLLIRLSGALPVRRFEADLGALRKATEVLHDGKALVMFPEGTRSRQRQLQTGHPGTALIALRSGAPIVPVGISGTENIRFPGVIFSLLRLRRPKVFLAFGDPFFLPNVTRISSDEVNRCTDQIMRRIAALLPPAYLGPYADEADVPPQQTRTEEVG, encoded by the coding sequence GTGCCCATCCTCTACTGGCCGGGCCGCCTAGTGGTGAAGGCGGTGGTGCTGCTCCTCGTCGACCTCCACGTCACGGGCATCGACAAGGTCCCGCGCCACGGGCCCGTCATCATCGCCTCCAACCACCTGAGCAACGCCGACCCTCCTGTGCTGGGAACGAGCGTCGGTCGCCGTGTCGTCTTCATGGCAAAGCAGGAAGCGATGGGCTGGCCGATCCTCGGGCTCCTCATCCGTCTGAGCGGCGCCCTCCCCGTCCGGCGCTTCGAAGCCGACCTCGGCGCCCTCCGCAAAGCTACAGAGGTGCTGCACGACGGGAAGGCCCTTGTCATGTTCCCTGAAGGCACGCGCTCGCGACAGCGACAGCTGCAAACGGGGCACCCGGGCACGGCGCTCATCGCCCTCCGCAGCGGCGCTCCCATCGTCCCCGTCGGCATCAGCGGCACGGAGAACATCCGCTTCCCCGGCGTGATCTTCTCACTTCTGCGCCTGCGGCGTCCGAAGGTATTCCTCGCTTTCGGCGACCCCTTCTTCCTGCCGAACGTGACGCGAATCTCGTCCGACGAGGTCAACCGCTGCACCGACCAGATCATGCGCCGCATAGCCGCTCTGCTGCCGCCGGCCTACCTGGGGCCGTACGCGGACGAAGCCGATGTCCCGCCGCAACAGACGCGGACCGAAGAGGTGGGGTGA
- the cmk gene encoding (d)CMP kinase yields METKQNQKGAALRPRPPTIAIDGPVAAGKTAVGAEVARRLGYRFLDTGSMYRAFTWFILERGINPDDAERLQQAASSVRLTVTGVNEHARILVDGEDATPHLTSARVESAVSQVSRVPAVRRAMVDIQRAAAAGGGVVMAGRDIGTVVLPDAGLKVYLNASREERARRRQEQMALRGEETSFETVLADLTRRDAIDSNREASPLRPARDAVIIDSDGLTLEQVVERVISLLP; encoded by the coding sequence ATGGAGACGAAGCAGAACCAAAAAGGGGCGGCCCTTCGCCCACGCCCACCGACAATCGCCATCGATGGGCCGGTGGCCGCCGGCAAGACCGCCGTGGGAGCGGAAGTGGCGCGCCGCCTCGGCTACCGCTTCCTCGATACCGGCTCCATGTACCGCGCCTTCACCTGGTTCATACTCGAACGCGGCATCAACCCCGACGACGCAGAACGGCTTCAGCAAGCGGCATCCAGCGTGCGCCTGACTGTCACAGGCGTCAACGAGCACGCGCGCATCCTTGTGGACGGAGAAGACGCCACGCCCCATCTGACTTCCGCTCGGGTCGAAAGCGCGGTATCGCAGGTCTCCAGAGTGCCGGCGGTGCGCAGGGCGATGGTCGATATCCAGCGCGCGGCTGCGGCCGGCGGCGGCGTGGTTATGGCTGGACGCGACATCGGCACGGTCGTCCTGCCGGACGCCGGACTGAAGGTCTATCTGAACGCGTCCCGCGAAGAACGGGCGCGGAGACGGCAGGAGCAGATGGCGCTCCGGGGCGAAGAGACATCCTTCGAAACCGTTCTGGCCGATCTCACCCGTCGCGACGCCATCGACAGCAACCGCGAGGCGTCGCCCCTGCGGCCGGCCCGCGACGCCGTCATTATCGATTCCGACGGGCTCACGCTCGAGCAGGTGGTCGAGCGCGTGATTTCGCTACTGCCATGA